A single genomic interval of Asterias amurensis chromosome 1, ASM3211899v1 harbors:
- the LOC139937507 gene encoding dnaJ homolog subfamily C member 17-like, translating to MAPPIPASETDLYEILGVLPEATPVEIKKAYRKKALTCHPDKNPDNPAAAKQWEELSNALQILTDSEARAAYDKVLKAKKATELRNRALESKRRKVKEDLEAREAAYREETVSQSDAAQKLARVIKKLQEEGSRVLAEEQRILKEQLRTGSSQRQDGDDPPRLKIKWKSKKTGETNGGYSYDILYKAFQKYGPIANLLVSSRKNGSAVVEFGTSKAAELAVRNEIGLSSNPLQLSWLSGQPTVSRASQGLGDSITQQSVNATESDFESLVLEKMRNAQQLKKTSKVKPNSDIARTSPDGSESIISNSKDSELTPETKTKLSEESAPSVSSPVSSERTEKNLGQSNGSFRTLPSTGGEAKDYESLVLMRMRQAQERQRLIEQMAKEDAQDS from the exons ATCAAGAAAGCTTACAGGAAGAAAGCCCTAACGTGCCATCCGGACAAAAATCCAGACAACCCTGCAGCAG CCAAGCAGTGGGAGGAGCTCTCTAATGCTCTACAAATCCTCACAGATTCTGAAGCAAGA GCTGCCTATGACaaagttttaaaggcaaagaAGGCAACTGAGTTGAGAAACCGAGCTCTCGAGAGTAAACGAAGGAAAGTCAAAGAAG ATCTTGAGGCTAGAGAAGCAGCATACAGAGAAGAAACAGTAAGCCAGAGTGATGCTGCACAGAAGTTGGCTCGAGTG ATCAAGAAGTTACAAGAAGAGGGTTCTAGGGTCCTGGCTGAGGAGCAGAGAATACTGAAGGAGCAACTCAGGACTGGGAGTAGTCAAAGGCAGGATGGAG ATGATCCTCCAAGACTTAAAATCAAATGGAAGAGCAAGAAAACTGGTGAGACCAATGGTGGTTATAGTTATGACATCTTATACAAAGCTTTCCAAAAG TACGGCCCAATAGCCAACCTCCTTGTGTCAAGCAGAAAGAATGGAAGTGCCGTCGTAGAATTTGGAACATCTAAAGCAGCA GAACTTGCAGTAAGGAATGAGATAGGGCTAAGTAGTAACCCACTGCAGCTATCATGGTTGTCTGGTCAGCCGACTGTATCAAGAGCTTCACAAGGATTAGGAGATTCAATAACACAG CAATCTGTAAACGCCACCGAATCGGACTTTGAATCCTTGGTCTTGGAGAAGATGAGGAATGCACAACAACTAAAGAAGACATCGAAAGTTAAACCAAACTCTGACATTGCAAGAACTTCTCCAGATGGGTCCGAGAGCATCATAAGTAACTCCAAAGATTCGGAGTTGACTCCtgaaacaaagacaaaactCTCTGAGGAATCGGCACCATCTGTTAGTTCTCCAGTGAGCTCTGAACGAACAGAGAAGAACCTTGGTCAATCCAACGGTAGTTTTAGAACTCTGCCATCAACTGGAGGTGAAGCAAAGGACTATGAAAGTTTAGTGTTGATGAGAATGAGGCAAGCCCAGGAAAGGCAAAGACTTATAGAGCAGATGGCAAAAGAAGATGCTCAGGACTCATAG